The Scomber japonicus isolate fScoJap1 chromosome 13, fScoJap1.pri, whole genome shotgun sequence genome includes a window with the following:
- the LOC128371069 gene encoding 5-hydroxytryptamine receptor 3A-like: protein MVMDIVGFYLPPDSGERVSFKITLLLGYSVFLIIVSDTLPATAIGTPLIGVYFVVCMALLVISLTETVLIVRLVHKQDLQPPVPHWVKYLVLERAAVLFCIHRKHRLCSRLSSQASDLEHYKDNNYGTAQCTHHHHHTCEIARRLSHHDRESGLLGLGLPPSRDPTPPVMDNILQEVTAIRHFLEKRDRCREVAKEWLQVGYVLDVLLFRVYLVAVVAYSITLGTLWSVWQVA, encoded by the exons ATGGTGATGGACATCGTTGGTTTCTATCTGCCACCAGACAGCGGAGAGAGGGTTTCCTTCAAGATCACCTTGCTGCTCGGCTACTCTGTCTTCCTCATCATTGTATCCGACACTCTGCCTGCCACCGCCATAGGAACCCCGCTAATAG GTGTGTACTTCGTGGTGTGCATGGCTCTCCTGGTCATCAGCCTGACGGAGACGGTGCTGATTGTGCGTCTGGTCCACAAGCAGGACCTGCAGCCGCCCGTTCCCCACTGGGTGAAATACCTGGTGTTGGAAAGAGCTGCAGTCCTCTTCTGCATCCACAGGAAGCACCGACTCTGCTCCAGACTGTCCTCCCAGGCGTCCGACCTGGAGCACTACAAGGATAACAACTACGGGACGG CCCAGtgcacccaccaccaccaccacacctgCGAGATCGCCCGTAGACTCAGCCATCACGACAGAGAAAGCGGGTTGCTCGGACTCGGCCTCCCCCCCTCCAGAGACCCCACCCCACCCGTCATGGATAACATCCTGCAGGAAGTGACAGCCATCCGCCACTTCCTGGAGAAGAGGGACAGGTGTCGGGAAGTGGCGAAGGAGTGGCTGCAGGTGGGCTACGTGCTGGACGTGCTGCTGTTCAGAGTCTACCTGGTGGCTGTGGTGGCGTACAGCATCACGCTGGGAACGCTGTGGTCGGTGTGGCAGGTGGCCTGA